One segment of Erigeron canadensis isolate Cc75 chromosome 2, C_canadensis_v1, whole genome shotgun sequence DNA contains the following:
- the LOC122589600 gene encoding GATA zinc finger domain-containing protein 7-like has product MTTICHNHNNNNWVHFNSHENQCFEDEEEALSLCDLPITNIQELEIISKNVENDQQDFEFGPCLSNTTGIKSQDNMCNADEVFFQGQLLPLRHSVSYEEKAEQKQQLLITRKINRSMSDPRTMVRSNNNNNNNNNNNNNNNGYKPTRVRNLFHSHPSPSPKIRSRTLSHSNNYPKSSSSSSLWSFLQVGLVKPQEIGLSDLKNRSKRFGSHNSNSSSNSSGTTTTDHQNIPKSSKNMKKKQRLFFGGCKCSADDSIERTIKEQVPNYKMKKTTKEKSTTTRSLLLQDQGIKQTVSRHRTFEWLKQLSIATTAAHQSEN; this is encoded by the coding sequence ATGACAACAATTTGTCAcaatcataataataacaattggGTTCATTTCAATTCCCATGAAAACCAATGttttgaagatgaagaagaagctcTATCTCTTTGCGATCTTCCTATCACTAACATCCAAGAACTCGAAATCATTTCAAAAAACGTCGAAAATGATCAACAAGACTTCGAATTCGGTCCATGTCTTTCCAACACTACGGGTATAAAGTCACAAGACAATATGTGTAACGCGGATGAGGTTTTTTTTCAAGGTCAACTTCTTCCTTTGCGACATTCGGTTAGCTATGAAGAAAAAGCCGAACAAAAACAACAGTTATTAATCACACGGAAAATAAACCGGTCCATGAGTGATCCTCGAACCATGGTTcgttcaaataataataataataataataataataataataataataataatggctACAAACCAACAAGAGTAAGAAACTTGTTTCATTCACACCCGAGTCCATCTCCAAAAATTCGATCTCGAACCCTTTCACATTCTAATAATTACccgaaatcatcatcatcgtcatctttATGGAGTTTTTTACAAGTGGGTCTAGTCAAACCACAAGAAATCGGGTTATCCGATTTGAAAAACAGAAGCAAGAGATTCGGGAGTCATAATAGTAATAGTAGTAGTAATAGTAGTGGTACTACTACCACCGATCACCAGAATATTCCAAAATCTAgtaaaaacatgaagaaaaaacAAAGGTTGTTTTTTGGTGGATGTAAATGTTCAGCAGATGACTCAATTGAACGTACAATAAAAGAACAAGTACCGAATTATAAGATGAAGAAAACGACAAAAGAAaaatcaacaacaacaaggtCGTTGTTGTTACAAGATCAAGGAATTAAACAGACGGTGTCACGTCATCGAACGTTTGAATGGTTAAAGCAGCTTTCTATTGCTACCACTGCTGCTCATCAAAGTGAAAATTAA